Sequence from the Vicia villosa cultivar HV-30 ecotype Madison, WI unplaced genomic scaffold, Vvil1.0 ctg.000714F_1_1_1, whole genome shotgun sequence genome:
CATTACCGTATCTAGCTTTAAGAATACCACTCCACACCGCTTCATTCTCATATAAGATCCTCCACTTCCACTTATTTAAGAGAGCCACATTCATAATTTCAACATTTTTTATTCCTAGACCACCTTCCTCTTTAGCTTTACAAATGGTATCCCAAGACACCCAAAGAATCGATTTTCACATGGCACCACCACTCCAAAGGAAATTACTTTGAATCGCACGAATCTCATTGATCACCTTAGACGGAGCTTTGAAGAAAGATAAGTAGTAAATAGGAATAGCATTAATCACGGCATTGATCAAGACCACACGGCCCGCTAGAGAAAGATTCTTACCTCTCCAAACGGCTAATCTTTTCCTAATGACACCGATTAAATCCTTCCACAAAGAAATACTTCTAGGGTTACCGCCCACTCTGACTCCTAGGTATTTAAACGGAATACTTCCCACCTTACACGAGAGAAAACTAGAAGCCGCCTCAAGGAACCAATCACCCACATTAATTCCATAAATGTTACTCTTAAGGAAATTAATACTCAAACCCGACATTAACTCAAAACCTCTAAGAATGGCTTTCATACTCCATAAATTTGCCGTATCACCCTCCGAGATCATaatagtgtcatccgcaaattggagtaAGTCAACCTCTTCATTCGCACCTACCTTAAAACTCCGGAAGTCTCCAATATCTTTCGCCTTTCGCACGAGCGCTGAAAGCACCTCCATGGCCAAAACGAATAAAAAGGGAGACAACGGATCCCCTTGACGAAACCCTTTCTCAACCTTGAAATCTTACGTCGTGCTACCATTAACAAGAACGGACATACTACTAGAGAAATACAACTTTCCATCCATC
This genomic interval carries:
- the LOC131630651 gene encoding uncharacterized protein LOC131630651 encodes the protein MEVLSALVRKAKDIGDFRSFKVGANEEVDLLQFADDTIMISEGDTANLWSMKAILRGFELMSGLSINFLKSNIYGINVGDWFLEAASSFLSCKVGSIPFKYLGVRVGGNPRSISLWKDLIGVIRKRLAVWRGKNLSLAGRVVLINAVINAIPIYYLSFFKAPSKVINEIRAIQSNFLWSGGAM